One Primulina huaijiensis isolate GDHJ02 chromosome 5, ASM1229523v2, whole genome shotgun sequence DNA segment encodes these proteins:
- the LOC140977533 gene encoding gibberellin 20 oxidase 2-like, giving the protein MDSSASTLNLHPSSSHKANREKKGVLIFDTSIIEKQENFPAQFLWPHEELAYVSQDELNENPIDLKGFFNGDSEAISLAAKQVRGACLNHGFFQVINHGVGASAIRNAYEHMDAFFKLPLSKKLAQKRKPGDLCGYSGAHADRFSSKLPWKETFSFTYEHEHDQGLDVVDYIKSVMGEEFEDAGIVYQEYCEAMKNLSLIIFELLAISLGVDRFHFRRFFEDGVSIMRGNNYPPCKKAGLTFGTGPHFDPNSLTILHQDQVGGLEIYSDNKWRAIRPRPDAFVVNIGDTFVALSNGRYKSCLHRAVVNKDKTRRSLVFFVNPREDKKVRPPKDLMRREETSKYPDFTWSDLRDFTQNHYRADTATLQNFVQWLHIHKPSKKTQP; this is encoded by the exons ATGgattcaagtgcttcaactcTCAATCTTCATCCCTCATCAAGCCACAAAGCCAACAGAGAGAAAAAAGGGGTTCTGATTTTTGACACATCCATtatagaaaaacaagaaaacttCCCCGCACAATTCCTTTGGCCACATGAGGAATTAGCCTATGTTTCACAAGATGAGCTTAATGAGAACCCTATAGATTTGAAGGGCTTCTTCAATGGTGATTCGGAAGCAATTAGTCTTGCTGCAAAACAAGTAAGAGGTGCTTGTTTAAACCATGGCTTCTTTCAAGTTATCAATCACGGTGTAGGTGCAAGTGCAATCCGCAACGCTTACGAGCATATGGATGCCTTCTTCAAGCTCCCTTTGAGCAAGAAGCTTGCTCAGAAAAGAAAACCAGGCGATCTTTGCGGGTATTCTGGTGCTCACGCCGATCGTTTTTCGTCCAAATTGCCCTGGAAGGAGACATTCTCCTTCacttatgaacatgaacatgatcAAGGACTTGATGTGGTTGACTACATCAAATCTGTCATGGGGGAAGAATTCGAAGATGCCGG GATTGTTTATCAAGAGTACTGTGAAGCGATGAAAAACTTGTCCCTCATCATTTTCGAACTCTTGGCAATTAGCTTGGGAGTTGATCGGTTCCATTTTCGCCGGTTTTTCGAAGACGGTGTCTCGATCATGAGAGGAAATAACTATCCACCTTGCAAGAAAGCTGGCCTCACTTTTGGCACCGGACCTCATTTTGATCCCAATTCCTTAACCATACTTCACCAAGATCAAGTTGGAGGGCTCGAAATCTATTCGGACAACAAATGGCGAGCCATTCGTCCTCGTCCCGATGCCTTTGTTGTCAACATTGGTGACACATTTGTG GCTTTATCGAATGGGAGATACAAGAGTTGCCTTCACAGGGCAGTGGTGAACAAGGATAAAACAAGAAGATCGCTTGTATTCTTTGTGAACCCTAGAGAAGACAAAAAGGTGAGGCCCCCTAAGGATCTTATGCGCAGAGAAGAGACAAGCAAGTACCCAGATTTCACATGGTCGGATTTGAGAGACTTCACTCAGAACCACTACCGGGCAGATACTGCTACGCTACAAAACTTTGTCCAATGGCTTCATATTCACAAACCTTCAAAAAAAACACAACCTTAA